A part of Oryctolagus cuniculus chromosome 4, mOryCun1.1, whole genome shotgun sequence genomic DNA contains:
- the BTG3 gene encoding protein BTG3 — MKNEIAAVVFFFTRLVRKHDKLKKEAVERFAEKLTLILQEKYKNHWYPEKPSKGQAYRCIRVNKFQRVDPDVLKACENSCILYSDLGLPKELTLWVDPCEVCCRYGEKNNAFIVASFENEDENKDEISKKVTRALDKVTSDYHSGSSSSDEETSKEVEVKPNSMTATPSPVYQISELIFPPLPMWHPLPRKKPGMYRGNGHQNHYPPPVPFGYPNQGRKNKPYRPIPVTWVPPPGMHCDRNHWINPHMLAPH, encoded by the exons atgaagaatgaaattgCTGCTGTTGTCTTCTTTTTCACAAGGCTGGTTCGAAAACATGACAAGTTGAAAAAAGAGGCAGTTGAGAGGTTTGCTGAAAAACTGACTCTGATACTTCAAGAAAAGTACAAAAATCACTGGTATCCAGAGAAACCATCAAAAGGACAGGCCTACAG ATGCATTCGGGTCAATAAGTTTCAGAGAGTTGATCCTGATGTCCTGAAAGCCTGTGAAAACAGCTGCATCTTGTACAGTGACCTGGGCTTGCCAAAGGAGCTCACTCTCTGGGTGGACCCATGTGAGGTGTGCTGTCG GTATGGAGAGAAAAACAATGCTTTCATTGTTGCCAGCTTTGAAAATGAGGATGAAAATAAGGATGAGATCTCCAAGAAAGTTACCAGGGCCCTTGATAAGGTTACCTCTGATTATCATTCAGGATCTTCTTCATCAGATGAAGAAACAAGTAAGGAAGTGGAAGTGAAACCCAATTCGATGACTGCAACTCCAAGCCCTGTTTACCAG ATTTCAGAACTAATATTCCCACCTCTTCCAATGTGGCACCCTTTACCCAGAAAAAAGCCAGGAATGTACCGAGGGAATGGTCACCAGAATCACTACCCTCCTCCTGTTCCATTTGGTTATCCAAATCAGGGAAGAAAGAATAAACCATATCGCCCGATTCCAGTGACATGGGTACCTCCTCCTGGAATGCATTGTGACCGGAATCATTGGATTAATCCTCACATGTTAGCACCTCACTAG